A single window of Thiomicrorhabdus immobilis DNA harbors:
- the hflD gene encoding high frequency lysogenization protein HflD, whose protein sequence is MSQYTQQDRTIALIGIYQCSQLVYELATTGKADELAYKTSINSLFVENPKDTLGVYGDDVENIQLGVNTLLAQMSSDQAIQNRNIEITRYVLNLMILAKKLKELEAPLEHIFGILETAKLQTEQFGELHENVIATIARAYSENVSVVSPRIMVNGQHGHLQNPRTANKIRALLLAGVRSALLWYQVEGSRWGLIWSRKKYLQSAQALHRPKNDDSSRYFDTDN, encoded by the coding sequence ATGAGTCAATATACACAACAAGACAGAACCATTGCCTTAATCGGTATTTATCAATGTTCACAGCTTGTCTATGAGTTAGCCACCACCGGCAAAGCCGATGAGCTGGCCTATAAAACCTCTATTAACTCGCTGTTTGTTGAAAATCCAAAAGACACTTTGGGCGTTTATGGTGACGATGTCGAAAACATTCAGCTTGGCGTCAATACCCTATTAGCGCAAATGAGTTCCGATCAGGCGATTCAAAACCGTAATATTGAAATTACCCGCTATGTTTTGAATTTGATGATTCTAGCCAAAAAACTGAAAGAGCTGGAAGCCCCGCTTGAACATATCTTTGGTATCTTGGAGACGGCAAAGTTGCAAACCGAGCAGTTTGGCGAACTACATGAAAACGTAATTGCCACCATTGCAAGAGCCTATTCTGAAAATGTCAGTGTCGTCAGCCCTAGAATTATGGTGAACGGCCAACATGGCCATTTACAGAATCCTCGTACCGCCAATAAAATCCGAGCGCTGTTATTGGCTGGCGTGCGTTCTGCGCTACTTTGGTACCAAGTTGAAGGTTCTCGCTGGGGATTGATCTGGTCTCGCAAAAAATACCTGCAATCGGCACAAGCCTTACATCGCCCTAAAAACGATGATAGCAGTCGCTATTTTGACACCGATAATTAA
- a CDS encoding cupin domain-containing protein, whose translation MTPIINRQNTTFNSIQQTGSHLMQIEVISNPSQEQLDNLQVKSWPIWEKEASDFPWSYDMKEVCYILQGEVLVTPTDGEAVKIQAGDLVTFPQGMSCHWNITKDIRKHYQFM comes from the coding sequence TTGACACCGATAATTAACCGTCAAAACACGACATTCAACTCCATTCAACAAACAGGAAGTCATCTCATGCAAATTGAAGTCATCTCTAATCCCTCTCAAGAACAGCTGGACAATTTACAGGTCAAGAGTTGGCCTATTTGGGAAAAAGAAGCATCGGATTTTCCTTGGAGTTACGACATGAAAGAAGTCTGCTATATTTTGCAAGGCGAAGTTCTGGTAACTCCAACAGATGGCGAAGCGGTAAAAATTCAGGCAGGAGATTTAGTGACCTTCCCTCAAGGTATGTCTTGTCATTGGAATATCACTAAAGATATCCGCAAACATTATCAATTCATGTAA